From the genome of Verrucomicrobiota bacterium:
CACCCTCGTCAACTGGAGCCGCAAACTCCAGTTCCAGATCCAGAACGCCAAAACCATGGCCGACGAAGCCTTGGCCCTCCAATACTTCGCCGTTCGCGAAGACCGCTGGAAACTCCTGTCTGATACCCTCCATCGGGTCAACACCGAGCTCGCCCAGCGCGACCTCAGCACCCTCCCCACCGGTCGCCTCTTCAACGTCGCCGCCGCCCTCCGGCGCGAGGTCCAACGCGAAACCGCTCTGCCCGGTTTCACCCTGCCGGTCTCCGAAATCCCCGCCGAGGAACTCCAAAACGAGGTGCAGGACTGGAAACCCTGAAAAATTCATTTTATCACAATTTGTGACAAAAAATGCGTTCAACACAAAAACATCACAATTCCCACGCCGCGCCAGCCTCAAACCCTGGCGCGGCCTTCAACCTGCGTAGCCGCCGCACGTCAGTCGGCGCTGAATTTTTTCCCGGTCTTTTCCCCTTTCGCGTGTTTGGCGTGATTAGCGGTTCAAATTCATTGGCT
Proteins encoded in this window:
- a CDS encoding helix-turn-helix domain-containing protein encodes the protein METNETQQRFIELRAQGWSYARIAQELGVHINTLVNWSRKLQFQIQNAKTMADEALALQYFAVREDRWKLLSDTLHRVNTELAQRDLSTLPTGRLFNVAAALRREVQRETALPGFTLPVSEIPAEELQNEVQDWKP